One stretch of Lysobacter sp. TY2-98 DNA includes these proteins:
- a CDS encoding XVIPCD domain-containing protein gives MHSNPNAEFLLEKARLAGITDPRELANFMGQMQVECGGFHRMEESTHYSAERLLEVFGPHRDRKGHWHDGRNGLTTIDEARAITQGGDRAIANAVYGGTWGARNLGNIEPDDGWRFRGRGYVQLTGRDHYESMGRRLGVDLVGHPELAADRDIAARIAITYWNDRVRPNGHQFDVDLATRDINGGANGLDARRGAARAWAEHLGHGAHAQGAQPPAPQAPSPNAHQAHPAAHRPQAVHQASTAGEREASVHAMQLALDRLGYRDAHGRHIAADGHLGVHTREALQAFQRDHHIDDKHGTFGTRTQAALHAAEAALVTSPPNPNHALFENTLEKVREAEHARGIHSGPHSERIAAALAAELVRDGLSRIDRVEFNTSGTLVRGVQVSPVRDEPGLNRATDAISARQASTQSIAESSRQLHEVAVNVQAQRQDPQFTQVHTAPAPSLSH, from the coding sequence ATGCACTCCAACCCCAACGCTGAGTTCCTGCTGGAAAAGGCACGCCTTGCAGGCATCACCGACCCGCGCGAACTGGCCAACTTCATGGGCCAGATGCAGGTGGAATGCGGCGGTTTCCACCGGATGGAAGAAAGTACGCACTATTCGGCTGAGCGGCTCCTCGAAGTTTTCGGGCCGCACAGGGATCGCAAAGGGCATTGGCATGACGGCCGTAACGGGCTGACGACCATCGACGAAGCGCGCGCGATCACGCAGGGCGGCGATCGCGCGATTGCGAATGCCGTTTACGGCGGCACGTGGGGCGCACGGAATCTCGGCAATATCGAGCCGGACGATGGGTGGCGGTTCCGAGGGCGCGGCTACGTGCAGCTCACCGGCCGTGATCACTACGAGTCGATGGGTCGACGCCTCGGGGTTGACCTGGTCGGTCATCCGGAGCTCGCGGCCGACCGCGACATCGCCGCGCGCATCGCGATCACGTACTGGAACGATCGTGTCCGCCCGAACGGGCACCAGTTTGACGTCGACCTCGCGACCCGGGACATCAATGGCGGCGCGAACGGCCTCGACGCCCGTCGTGGTGCGGCACGTGCGTGGGCGGAGCACCTCGGACATGGTGCACATGCGCAGGGGGCACAGCCGCCTGCGCCGCAGGCCCCGTCGCCAAACGCGCATCAGGCACATCCGGCCGCACATCGGCCGCAGGCGGTGCATCAAGCGTCGACCGCTGGCGAGCGCGAGGCATCGGTGCACGCCATGCAGCTTGCGCTGGACCGTCTTGGCTATCGCGACGCGCATGGCCGGCACATCGCTGCAGACGGCCACTTGGGAGTGCACACCCGCGAAGCGCTGCAAGCCTTCCAGCGCGACCACCACATCGACGACAAGCACGGTACTTTTGGAACGCGGACACAAGCGGCGCTCCACGCTGCCGAGGCAGCGCTCGTCACGTCACCGCCGAATCCGAACCACGCGCTTTTCGAGAACACGCTCGAAAAGGTCCGTGAAGCAGAGCACGCGCGCGGCATCCACTCCGGCCCGCATAGCGAACGCATTGCCGCCGCGCTCGCCGCCGAACTCGTTCGCGACGGCCTCAGCCGCATCGATCGCGTCGAGTTCAACACCAGCGGAACGCTCGTTCGCGGCGTGCAGGTCAGCCCGGTGCGTGACGAGCCGGGTCTCAACCGCGCGACGGATGCCATCAGTGCGCGGCAGGCGTCGACGCAGTCGATCGCCGAGAGCAGTCGCCAGCTGCACGAGGTCGCGGTGAACGTTCAGGCGCAGCGCCAGGATCCGCAGTTCACTCAGGTGCATACAGCACCCGCCCCGTCACTGTCGCACTGA
- the tal gene encoding transaldolase, with amino-acid sequence MPSLLDQLREMSAVVADTGDIDAIARFRPLDATTNPSLLLKAAALPAYAPLVDAALASAAGSDHDARVADASDRLAVAIGNEILKIVPGRVSTEVDARLSFDTEATVAKARRLVELYDAVGVGRDRLLIKIASTWEGIRAAERLERDGIHCNLTLLFSFAQAIACAEAGVFLISPFVGRIYDWYIANGAAKPATPQEDPGVQSVTRIWQWYKRHGYDTVVMGASFRNIGQITALAGCDRLTISPELLAELETSDALLDRALVDDGAREPAPSHINEAQFRWQHNEDAMANEKLADGIRKFAQDQLKLEQLLDSRVR; translated from the coding sequence ATGCCGTCCCTGCTCGACCAGCTGCGCGAGATGTCCGCCGTCGTCGCCGACACCGGTGACATCGATGCCATCGCCCGCTTCCGCCCGCTCGACGCGACCACCAATCCGTCGCTGCTGCTGAAAGCCGCCGCGCTGCCCGCGTATGCACCGCTGGTCGACGCCGCGCTTGCATCCGCAGCGGGCAGCGACCACGACGCACGTGTTGCCGATGCATCCGATCGCCTCGCCGTGGCCATCGGCAACGAGATCCTCAAGATCGTTCCCGGTCGCGTCTCCACCGAAGTCGACGCGCGCCTGAGCTTCGACACCGAAGCAACCGTCGCGAAAGCGCGTCGTCTCGTCGAACTCTACGACGCCGTGGGCGTCGGCCGCGATCGCCTTCTGATCAAGATCGCGTCGACCTGGGAAGGCATCCGCGCCGCCGAGCGTCTCGAACGCGATGGCATCCATTGCAACCTCACGCTGCTGTTCTCGTTCGCGCAGGCCATTGCGTGCGCCGAAGCCGGCGTCTTCCTGATCTCGCCCTTCGTCGGCCGCATCTACGACTGGTACATCGCCAACGGCGCCGCCAAGCCCGCAACGCCGCAGGAGGACCCCGGCGTGCAATCCGTCACCCGCATCTGGCAGTGGTACAAACGCCACGGCTACGACACCGTCGTGATGGGCGCGAGCTTCCGCAACATCGGCCAGATCACCGCGCTCGCCGGCTGCGACCGCCTCACGATCTCGCCCGAACTCCTCGCCGAACTGGAGACCAGCGATGCGCTGCTCGACCGCGCGCTCGTCGACGACGGCGCGCGCGAGCCGGCTCCGAGCCACATCAATGAAGCGCAGTTCCGCTGGCAGCACAACGAGGACGCGATGGCGAACGAGAAGCTCGCCGACGGCATTCGCAAGTTCGCGCAGGATCAGCTGAAGCTGGAGCAATTGCTCGATTCGCGAGTACGCTAG
- a CDS encoding primosomal protein N', with amino-acid sequence MPTPPAPRPVPAADAVWKVAIGGLPLPRLFDYLPPADDPGGDVVGCRVRVPFGTRERVGVIAAMGAPDDEGAELKPALARLDAQPLLAGEIWDSLRWLAHYTHEPFGEIVATALPTLLRHGEPLPATDRIGWRLSAAGIDALPKMRAGRPRRLAERLGDGAVAEDELDSLLDDWRAALRSLDERGLVESLVMSPAATPARDGPEPNDEQRAAIGAILDSRDTFNAFLLDGITGSGKTEVYLHAIADCLARGKQALVLVPEIGLTPQTLARFRARLGVPVYALHSGLSDGERARTWAACLRGQARVVVGTRSAVFLPLPDAGLIVVDEEHDGSYKQLDGIRYHARDFALYRGHALGVPVVLGSATPSLESLRNARIGRYTHLQLRHRAGVAKPPAVRVVDVRKRALDAGLSNELIETLSRTLASGGQALVFKNRRGYAPVLLCHDCGWTAECPRCDASMTVHAKGRRLQCHHCGTARRAPDACPDCGGLALQPQGAGTEKLEETLAARFPQVSVVRIDKGTTRNRDALSGHLDALGDGPGILVGTQMLAKGHDLPGLTLVAVVGIDEGLFSADFRAPEKLAQLLIQVAGRAGRADQPGEVLLQTHHPDHPLLQTLLTGGYTRFADEELALREHAQFPPFAYMAMFRAEARDMHIANAFLAQARGHLEASSPGGVLTAQGPIPAPMPRRAGYQRAQLVVSSNARPALHAALDAALPAIRELPEARKVRWSLDVDPVDLY; translated from the coding sequence ATGCCGACGCCGCCCGCCCCTCGCCCCGTTCCTGCCGCTGACGCGGTGTGGAAAGTCGCGATCGGCGGCCTGCCGCTGCCACGGCTGTTCGACTATCTGCCGCCTGCGGACGACCCCGGCGGAGACGTCGTCGGCTGTCGCGTGCGGGTGCCGTTCGGGACGCGCGAGCGCGTCGGCGTGATCGCCGCGATGGGTGCGCCGGACGACGAGGGCGCCGAGCTCAAGCCCGCGCTCGCGCGCCTGGACGCGCAGCCGCTGCTCGCCGGCGAGATCTGGGATTCCCTGCGCTGGCTGGCGCACTACACGCACGAGCCGTTCGGCGAGATCGTCGCCACGGCCCTGCCGACGCTGCTGCGCCACGGCGAACCCCTGCCCGCGACGGACCGCATCGGCTGGCGCCTGAGCGCCGCCGGTATCGACGCGCTACCGAAGATGCGTGCGGGGCGACCGCGCCGCCTCGCCGAGCGCCTCGGCGATGGCGCCGTCGCCGAAGATGAGCTGGACAGCCTGCTCGACGACTGGCGCGCCGCGCTGCGCAGCCTCGACGAGCGCGGGCTCGTCGAATCCCTCGTCATGTCGCCCGCCGCGACGCCCGCGCGCGATGGACCCGAGCCCAACGACGAACAGCGTGCGGCGATCGGCGCGATCCTGGACTCGCGCGACACCTTCAACGCGTTCCTGCTCGACGGCATCACCGGCAGCGGCAAGACCGAGGTCTACCTGCATGCGATCGCCGACTGCCTCGCACGCGGCAAGCAGGCCCTGGTGCTGGTGCCCGAGATCGGCCTGACCCCGCAGACCCTCGCCCGCTTCCGTGCGCGCCTCGGCGTGCCCGTGTACGCGCTGCACTCCGGCCTGTCCGACGGCGAGCGCGCACGCACGTGGGCCGCCTGCCTGCGGGGCCAGGCGCGCGTCGTCGTGGGCACGCGCAGCGCGGTGTTCCTGCCGTTGCCCGACGCCGGCCTCATCGTCGTCGACGAGGAACACGACGGCAGCTACAAGCAGCTCGACGGCATCCGCTACCACGCACGCGACTTCGCGCTCTATCGCGGCCATGCGCTTGGCGTTCCGGTGGTGCTCGGCAGCGCGACCCCGTCGCTGGAATCGCTGCGCAACGCGCGCATCGGTCGCTATACGCATCTGCAGTTGCGTCACCGTGCCGGCGTGGCGAAGCCGCCGGCGGTTCGCGTCGTCGACGTGCGCAAGCGCGCGCTGGATGCCGGCCTGTCGAACGAGCTGATCGAGACGCTGTCGCGCACGCTCGCGTCGGGCGGCCAGGCGCTGGTGTTCAAGAACCGGCGCGGCTATGCACCCGTGCTGCTGTGCCACGACTGCGGCTGGACCGCGGAATGCCCGCGTTGCGACGCGTCGATGACGGTGCATGCGAAAGGTCGGCGGCTGCAGTGCCATCACTGCGGCACCGCGCGTCGTGCACCGGATGCATGTCCCGATTGCGGCGGCCTTGCGTTGCAACCGCAGGGTGCAGGCACCGAGAAACTCGAGGAAACGCTCGCCGCACGCTTCCCGCAGGTGTCGGTCGTGCGCATCGACAAAGGCACCACGCGCAATCGCGACGCACTCTCGGGCCACCTCGACGCGCTCGGTGACGGCCCCGGCATCCTCGTCGGTACGCAGATGCTCGCGAAAGGCCACGACCTCCCGGGCCTCACGCTGGTCGCCGTCGTCGGCATCGACGAAGGGCTGTTTTCCGCCGACTTCCGCGCGCCGGAGAAGCTCGCGCAACTGCTCATCCAGGTCGCCGGCCGCGCCGGGCGCGCCGACCAGCCCGGTGAAGTGCTGCTGCAGACGCACCATCCCGATCACCCGCTGCTGCAGACGCTGCTCACCGGCGGCTACACGCGCTTCGCCGACGAAGAACTCGCGCTGCGCGAACACGCGCAATTTCCGCCGTTCGCCTACATGGCGATGTTCCGCGCCGAAGCGCGCGACATGCACATCGCGAATGCGTTCCTCGCGCAGGCACGGGGCCATCTCGAGGCGTCGTCGCCCGGCGGCGTGCTCACCGCGCAGGGCCCGATTCCCGCGCCGATGCCACGACGCGCCGGCTACCAGCGCGCGCAGCTCGTGGTGTCGTCGAACGCGCGTCCTGCGTTGCATGCCGCGCTCGACGCCGCGTTGCCTGCGATCCGCGAACTGCCCGAAGCGCGCAAGGTGCGGTGGTCGCTCGACGTCGACCCGGTGGATCTCTACTGA
- a CDS encoding DUF3106 domain-containing protein, whose translation MRRKARIALLFASLLGAGASMAAATLPDDLQDVAALLQPLQRAALQAHARVWATWDADHRAAFTARADRWDRLPPLERGERRADWQAWRQLPQDEQARVRAAAAQYLAMDAATQHALHAEFDALDLSERHGWRLGPTLGADYPRLQPLLAQVPLDEHLDLVRTLRAMTPEDRDRLAVIVQRTPPQAREALRRELVSTSDANRAAWLLQRLER comes from the coding sequence ATGCGCCGTAAGGCACGCATCGCGCTGCTGTTCGCATCGTTGCTCGGTGCCGGCGCGTCGATGGCCGCCGCGACGTTGCCGGACGACCTCCAGGACGTCGCAGCGCTGTTGCAGCCGTTGCAGCGCGCCGCGCTGCAGGCGCATGCGCGCGTCTGGGCAACCTGGGATGCGGACCACCGCGCGGCGTTCACCGCGCGCGCCGATCGCTGGGATCGCCTGCCCCCGCTGGAGCGCGGCGAGCGGCGCGCCGACTGGCAGGCCTGGCGCCAGCTGCCGCAGGACGAACAGGCGCGCGTGCGTGCCGCCGCGGCGCAGTACCTCGCGATGGACGCTGCGACCCAGCATGCGCTGCACGCCGAGTTCGACGCACTCGATCTCAGCGAGCGCCATGGCTGGCGACTGGGTCCGACGCTCGGCGCCGACTATCCGCGCCTGCAGCCGTTGCTGGCGCAGGTACCGCTCGACGAACACCTCGACCTCGTGCGCACCCTGCGCGCGATGACGCCGGAGGATCGCGACCGTCTGGCCGTGATCGTGCAGCGCACACCGCCGCAGGCGCGCGAGGCGTTGCGGCGTGAGCTGGTGTCGACGTCCGACGCGAATCGCGCGGCGTGGTTGCTGCAGCGCCTGGAGCGCTGA
- a CDS encoding alpha-amylase family glycosyl hydrolase, with protein sequence MPSVHADEASVSARQFVGTTKPFASDAIYFLMTDRFVNGDPSNDHREQGGKLLHTFDRPTPGAPKGHSDNIGYMGGDFKGVLNNADYIRDMGFGAVWITPIVDQPDEAFTGGDPVKWGGMWTDRGKTGYHGYWGDNFWVLDEHLPSKDLDFRGLTSGLKQHGLKTVLDIVCNHGSPAYTMPKDQPKYGKIYGPHGELLADHQNLPPAKLDPKNDPLHRWYNTSGGLAQLSDLNENEPAVLDYFVGAYSQWIDQGADAFRIDTIGWMPNSFWHAFSARIRAKRPGFFMFGEAFDHDAATIAQHTLPRNADVSMLDFPLKERLVEAFGTQQKGYERVAERLYLTDGPYTNPYELMTFYDNHDMARLDASDSGFIDAHNFLFTARGIPVIYYGSEVGFERGTAEHTGNRNYFGQQRIEEAKKNPIHDALRRIAKVRAATPALQRGLQLNLEFKGDHAAFYRVVQTGDAQQTALVLLNKGNAPTQFHVDRWMQAGTWRAQLAGTSTQIARGGALDATVPAHGVEVYVLDGAITNDELRTALQDAERRKTRQ encoded by the coding sequence CTGCCGAGCGTGCATGCGGACGAGGCGTCGGTGTCGGCGCGGCAGTTCGTCGGCACCACCAAGCCGTTCGCGAGCGATGCCATCTACTTCCTGATGACGGACCGCTTCGTCAACGGCGATCCGTCCAACGATCACCGTGAGCAGGGCGGCAAGCTGCTGCACACATTCGATCGGCCGACACCCGGCGCACCCAAAGGCCATAGCGACAACATCGGTTACATGGGCGGTGATTTCAAAGGCGTGTTGAACAACGCCGACTACATCCGCGACATGGGCTTCGGTGCGGTGTGGATCACGCCCATCGTCGATCAGCCCGACGAAGCATTCACAGGCGGCGACCCGGTGAAGTGGGGCGGCATGTGGACCGATCGTGGCAAGACCGGCTATCACGGGTACTGGGGCGACAACTTCTGGGTGCTCGACGAGCATCTGCCGAGCAAGGACCTCGATTTCCGCGGCCTGACGTCCGGGCTGAAGCAGCATGGTTTGAAGACGGTGCTCGACATCGTCTGCAACCACGGCTCGCCGGCGTACACGATGCCGAAGGACCAGCCGAAGTACGGAAAGATCTACGGCCCGCATGGCGAACTCCTCGCCGATCACCAGAACCTGCCGCCGGCCAAGCTCGATCCGAAGAACGACCCGCTGCACCGCTGGTACAACACGTCGGGCGGGCTCGCCCAGCTGTCGGATCTCAACGAGAATGAGCCCGCGGTGCTCGACTACTTCGTGGGCGCGTACTCGCAGTGGATCGACCAGGGCGCCGACGCGTTCCGCATCGACACCATCGGCTGGATGCCGAATTCGTTCTGGCACGCATTCAGCGCACGCATCCGCGCGAAGCGACCGGGCTTCTTCATGTTCGGCGAAGCATTCGACCATGACGCCGCGACGATCGCGCAACACACGCTGCCGCGAAATGCCGACGTCAGTATGCTCGACTTCCCGCTGAAGGAGCGGCTGGTCGAAGCGTTCGGTACGCAGCAGAAGGGCTACGAGCGCGTGGCCGAACGTCTCTATTTGACCGATGGCCCGTACACGAACCCGTACGAGCTGATGACGTTCTACGACAACCACGACATGGCGCGCCTCGACGCGTCGGACTCGGGCTTCATCGACGCGCACAACTTCCTGTTCACCGCGCGCGGCATCCCGGTCATCTACTACGGCTCCGAGGTCGGCTTCGAACGCGGGACCGCCGAGCACACCGGCAACCGCAATTACTTCGGCCAGCAACGCATCGAAGAGGCGAAGAAGAATCCGATTCACGACGCGCTGCGTCGAATTGCGAAAGTGCGCGCGGCCACGCCGGCGTTGCAGCGCGGCCTGCAACTCAACCTCGAGTTCAAGGGCGACCACGCGGCGTTCTATCGCGTGGTCCAGACCGGTGACGCGCAACAGACCGCGCTCGTGCTGCTCAACAAGGGCAACGCGCCAACGCAGTTCCACGTCGACCGCTGGATGCAGGCGGGCACGTGGCGTGCGCAGCTTGCGGGTACTTCGACGCAGATCGCTCGCGGCGGCGCGCTCGACGCGACGGTCCCGGCGCACGGCGTCGAGGTCTACGTGCTCGATGGCGCGATCACGAACGATGAACTGCGCACGGCCCTGCAGGACGCGGAGCGCCGCAAGACGCGGCAGTGA
- the rpoH gene encoding RNA polymerase sigma factor RpoH: protein MTQTASTALVTNNLPTVASVGLSPLGSLEAYIGAVNRIPVLSVDDEQRLARRYRDEEDLDAARELVHSHLRFVVHVARGYNGYGLGIGDLIQEGNIGLMKAVKRFDPDQGVRLVSFAVHWIRAEMHEFILKNWRIVKVATTKAQRKLFFNLRKSKKRLGWMNADEVRAVAADLNVSEREVLEMESRLSGRDIGFDAPDDGDEDGPPSPVAYLAAQGEDPSQLYEREDEEDNHLEVLREGLAELDARSRDIVKRRWLDSEAKVTLQELADEYGVSAERIRQIEANALKKMRALFAA from the coding sequence ATGACCCAGACAGCCTCCACTGCTCTCGTCACCAACAACCTGCCGACCGTCGCGTCGGTGGGTCTGAGCCCGCTTGGCTCGCTCGAGGCATATATCGGGGCGGTGAATCGCATTCCGGTGCTCAGCGTCGACGACGAACAGCGCCTTGCGCGCCGTTATCGCGACGAGGAAGACCTCGACGCCGCGCGTGAGCTCGTGCACTCGCACCTGCGCTTCGTCGTGCACGTCGCGCGCGGCTACAACGGCTACGGCCTCGGCATCGGTGACCTTATCCAGGAAGGCAACATCGGCCTGATGAAGGCCGTGAAGCGCTTCGATCCGGATCAGGGCGTACGCCTCGTGTCGTTCGCGGTCCATTGGATCCGTGCGGAGATGCACGAGTTCATCCTGAAAAACTGGCGCATCGTGAAGGTCGCCACGACCAAGGCGCAGCGCAAGCTGTTCTTCAACCTGCGCAAGAGCAAGAAGCGCCTCGGTTGGATGAACGCCGACGAGGTGCGCGCGGTCGCCGCCGACCTCAACGTGTCCGAGCGCGAAGTGCTCGAGATGGAATCGCGCCTGTCAGGTCGTGACATCGGCTTCGACGCGCCGGACGATGGTGACGAGGACGGTCCGCCGTCGCCGGTTGCCTACCTCGCCGCGCAGGGCGAAGACCCGTCGCAGCTGTACGAGCGCGAGGACGAAGAGGACAACCACCTCGAAGTGCTGCGCGAAGGCCTGGCCGAGCTTGACGCGCGCTCGCGCGACATCGTCAAGCGTCGCTGGCTCGACAGCGAAGCGAAGGTGACGCTGCAGGAACTCGCCGACGAATACGGCGTCTCTGCCGAGCGCATTCGCCAGATCGAGGCGAACGCGCTCAAGAAGATGCGCGCGCTGTTCGCGGCGTAA
- a CDS encoding MFS transporter: MNPNTQSKPRLSFWQIWNMCFGFLGIQFGFALQNANVSRIFQTLGANMDDLPVLWIAAPLTGLIVQPIVGHFSDRTWTRLGRRRPYFLVGALLATVALLAMPNSPSLWIAAGLLWMLDASINISMEPFRAFVGDQLPVEQRATGYSMQSFFIGVGSVVASLLPYVLAHFGVANTADAGLVPDTVRWSFYAGGVVLVAAIAWTIISTKEYPPETLQAWDEAPVIAPRPRDAKRMGTAAFVWLSVGVALLALVYLRGLDKQLYILGGLVAAYGIALLLRGGSVIGGAFAEIMDDLYDMPSTMRQLAVVQFFSWFALFAMWIYTTPAVADLHFHSTDTTSAAYNEGANWVGVLFAAYNGFAAIAAVVIPKMVARWGLRTSHLINAVLGGLGLVSIMFIRDPHWLLLSMVGVGFAWASILSLPYALLSDSVPAKKMGVYMGIFNFFIVIPQLVAASLLGFLLKTIFGGHPIYALVIGGISMVVAGLCVLRVREPQGHARLAAAP, encoded by the coding sequence ATGAATCCCAACACGCAGTCCAAGCCGCGGCTCTCGTTCTGGCAGATCTGGAACATGTGCTTCGGCTTCCTCGGCATCCAGTTCGGTTTCGCACTGCAGAACGCCAACGTCAGCCGCATCTTCCAGACGCTCGGCGCGAACATGGACGACCTGCCGGTGTTGTGGATCGCCGCGCCGCTCACCGGCCTGATCGTGCAGCCCATCGTCGGTCACTTCTCCGATCGCACGTGGACGAGGCTGGGGCGTCGCCGTCCGTACTTCCTTGTTGGCGCGCTGCTCGCCACCGTCGCGCTGCTCGCGATGCCGAACTCGCCGAGCCTGTGGATCGCCGCCGGCCTGCTGTGGATGCTCGACGCATCGATCAACATTTCGATGGAACCGTTCCGTGCCTTCGTCGGCGACCAGTTGCCGGTGGAGCAGCGCGCGACGGGCTATTCGATGCAGAGCTTCTTCATCGGCGTGGGTTCGGTGGTCGCCAGCCTGCTGCCGTACGTGCTCGCGCACTTCGGCGTCGCCAATACAGCGGATGCGGGCCTGGTGCCGGATACGGTGCGCTGGTCGTTCTACGCTGGCGGCGTCGTGCTGGTTGCGGCGATCGCGTGGACGATCATCAGCACGAAGGAATATCCGCCGGAAACGCTGCAGGCCTGGGACGAGGCGCCTGTCATCGCGCCGCGCCCGCGCGATGCGAAGCGCATGGGGACGGCGGCATTCGTCTGGCTTTCGGTCGGTGTTGCACTCCTCGCGCTGGTCTACCTGCGCGGGCTCGACAAGCAGCTCTACATCCTCGGCGGTCTCGTCGCGGCCTACGGCATCGCCTTGCTGCTGCGCGGCGGTTCCGTGATTGGCGGCGCCTTCGCCGAAATCATGGATGACCTGTACGACATGCCGTCGACGATGCGCCAGCTCGCCGTCGTGCAGTTCTTCTCGTGGTTCGCGCTGTTTGCGATGTGGATCTACACCACGCCGGCCGTCGCCGACCTGCACTTCCACAGCACCGACACCACGTCCGCCGCATACAACGAAGGTGCGAATTGGGTCGGCGTGCTGTTCGCCGCCTACAACGGGTTCGCGGCGATCGCAGCGGTCGTCATTCCGAAGATGGTTGCCCGCTGGGGGCTGCGCACGAGCCACCTGATCAATGCCGTGCTCGGCGGACTCGGGCTGGTGTCGATCATGTTCATCCGTGATCCGCACTGGCTGCTGCTGTCGATGGTCGGCGTGGGCTTCGCCTGGGCGTCGATCCTGTCGCTGCCGTACGCGCTGCTGTCCGACAGTGTGCCGGCGAAGAAGATGGGCGTGTACATGGGCATCTTCAATTTCTTCATCGTGATCCCGCAACTCGTCGCGGCGAGCCTGCTCGGCTTCCTGCTGAAAACGATCTTCGGCGGCCATCCGATTTACGCACTCGTGATCGGCGGCATCTCGATGGTGGTCGCGGGCCTCTGCGTGCTGCGCGTACGCGAACCGCAGGGCCACGCCCGCCTGGCGGCCGCACCGTGA
- a CDS encoding LacI family DNA-binding transcriptional regulator: protein MTKRTKPTSFDIAYRAGVSQATVSRVLRGSPLVNEETRKRVEAVARELNYKVDRRASSLRTQKSGTLALLLFEDPTPDESHINPFFLSMLGSITRACARHGQDLLVSFQQLSDDWHSDYEDSMKADGLILLGYGDYELYRDKLSALVERGTHFVRWGAVDADQPGVSIGCDNVHGGKLAGQHLVACGRRTVAFLGHASSHYPEFLDRYRGCAAALEAAGLRLDPALQVDAETSEEAGYIAATQLLARGRPFDAIFGASDLIAIGAMRALHEAGIRIPHDVSVVGFDDIPMARFTTPPLTTVMQDTTKAGQLLVATLMQLVRDEHAESAMLPASLVVRKSSFTLG, encoded by the coding sequence ATGACCAAGCGAACCAAGCCGACCTCGTTCGACATCGCCTACCGGGCCGGCGTGTCCCAGGCGACCGTCTCCCGCGTGCTCCGCGGCAGCCCGCTGGTGAACGAGGAGACCCGCAAGCGGGTCGAGGCGGTCGCCCGGGAGCTCAATTACAAGGTGGACCGCCGGGCCTCGAGCCTGCGGACCCAGAAGTCCGGCACCCTCGCCCTGCTGCTGTTCGAGGACCCGACCCCCGACGAGTCGCACATCAACCCGTTCTTCCTGTCGATGCTGGGCTCGATCACCCGCGCCTGCGCCCGCCACGGGCAGGACCTGCTGGTCTCGTTCCAGCAGCTGTCGGACGACTGGCACTCGGACTACGAGGACTCGATGAAGGCCGACGGGCTGATCCTGCTCGGCTACGGCGACTACGAGCTCTACCGCGACAAGTTGTCGGCGCTGGTCGAGCGCGGCACCCACTTCGTTCGCTGGGGCGCGGTCGACGCCGACCAGCCCGGCGTGTCGATCGGCTGCGACAACGTCCACGGCGGCAAGCTCGCCGGGCAGCACCTGGTCGCCTGCGGCCGGCGCACCGTCGCCTTCCTGGGCCACGCGTCCTCGCATTACCCGGAATTCCTCGACCGCTACCGCGGCTGCGCCGCCGCGCTCGAGGCCGCCGGCCTGAGACTCGATCCGGCTCTGCAGGTCGACGCCGAGACCAGCGAGGAAGCCGGCTACATCGCCGCGACCCAGCTGCTCGCGCGCGGCCGCCCGTTCGACGCGATCTTCGGGGCCAGCGACCTCATCGCCATCGGCGCCATGCGCGCGCTGCACGAGGCCGGGATCCGCATTCCGCACGACGTCTCGGTGGTCGGTTTCGACGACATCCCGATGGCGCGCTTCACCACGCCGCCGTTGACGACGGTGATGCAGGACACGACGAAGGCCGGCCAGCTGCTGGTGGCGACGCTGATGCAGCTGGTGCGCGACGAGCACGCCGAGAGCGCGATGCTGCCGGCGTCGCTGGTGGTCCGCAAATCCTCGTTCACGCTCGGCTGA
- a CDS encoding DUF4286 family protein: protein MMLTYEVTADVDANIRAQYLEWLQAHVAEILALPGFTGADVDEVLDPDDADRLRVCMRYRLIDADALDSYLRSHAPRLRAEGVARFGDRVRLQRRVMRPLDRFA from the coding sequence ATGATGCTCACCTACGAAGTCACCGCCGACGTCGACGCGAACATCCGCGCGCAGTACCTCGAATGGCTGCAGGCGCACGTCGCCGAAATCCTGGCGCTTCCCGGCTTCACCGGTGCGGACGTGGACGAAGTGCTGGATCCGGACGACGCCGACCGCCTGCGCGTGTGCATGCGCTACCGGCTGATCGACGCCGATGCGCTCGACTCCTACCTGCGCTCGCATGCGCCGCGCCTGCGCGCCGAAGGCGTCGCACGCTTCGGTGATCGCGTGCGCCTGCAGCGACGCGTGATGCGCCCGCTCGACCGCTTCGCCTGA